The Anaerolineae bacterium genome includes a region encoding these proteins:
- the rplK gene encoding 50S ribosomal protein L11, producing MAKKVKAIVKLQIPAGKANPAPPVGPALGQHGVNIMAFCKEYNARTASMAGSIVPVEITIYQDNSFTFVLKTAPTADLLRKAAGIEKGSGQPNRVKVGKVTRAQIREIAEIKMRDLNTTDLEAAMRMVEGTARSMGITIVD from the coding sequence ATGGCGAAGAAAGTCAAAGCAATTGTGAAACTGCAGATTCCCGCCGGCAAGGCCAACCCGGCACCCCCTGTAGGCCCGGCCCTCGGCCAACATGGGGTCAACATCATGGCCTTCTGCAAGGAATACAATGCCCGCACCGCCTCCATGGCGGGAAGCATTGTGCCGGTGGAAATCACCATCTATCAGGATAACTCGTTTACCTTTGTGCTGAAGACCGCACCGACGGCCGACCTTCTGCGCAAAGCCGCCGGCATCGAGAAAGGCTCCGGCCAGCCCAATCGGGTCAAGGTCGGCAAGGTCACGCGCGCCCAGATCCGCGAGATCGCCGAGATCAAGATGCGCGACCTGAACACCACGGACCTGGAAGCGGCCATGCGCATGGTGGAAGGCACGGCGCGCAGTATGGGCATCACTATCGTTGACTGA
- the rplA gene encoding 50S ribosomal protein L1 produces MPKHGKKYLEAAKLVDRQKEYSPREALELVKKTHYANFDGTVELHLRTGLDPRHADQQIRGVVLLPRGLGKQVRVLVFAEGEAARIAQEAGADYVGTDEYIEKIQNGWLDFDVAVAVPQVMGKVGRLGKILGPRGLMPSPKAGTIVPQEDLPRVLNELRLGRVEYRVDKTANIHVPIGKVSFPVEHLLDNMAAVMDAIVRAKPASVKGQYIRRVTVASSMGPGIKVNVNEAMALKPSL; encoded by the coding sequence ATGCCAAAGCACGGGAAAAAGTATCTCGAAGCCGCCAAACTGGTAGATCGTCAGAAAGAGTATTCGCCGCGCGAAGCGCTGGAGCTGGTGAAGAAGACCCACTACGCCAATTTTGACGGCACCGTGGAACTTCACCTGCGCACCGGCCTTGACCCGCGCCATGCCGATCAGCAGATTCGCGGTGTGGTCCTTCTGCCGCGCGGCCTGGGAAAGCAGGTGCGCGTGCTGGTCTTCGCCGAAGGCGAGGCCGCCCGCATCGCCCAGGAAGCCGGCGCCGATTACGTCGGCACCGACGAGTACATTGAGAAAATTCAAAACGGCTGGCTGGATTTTGATGTGGCCGTGGCGGTCCCGCAGGTCATGGGCAAGGTCGGCCGGCTGGGTAAAATCCTCGGCCCGCGCGGCCTCATGCCCAGCCCGAAGGCCGGCACCATCGTCCCGCAGGAGGACCTGCCCCGGGTGCTCAACGAACTGCGCCTGGGCCGCGTCGAATACCGCGTGGACAAGACGGCCAACATCCATGTTCCCATCGGCAAGGTCTCGTTCCCAGTGGAGCATTTGCTGGACAATATGGCCGCAGTCATGGACGCCATCGTGCGCGCCAAGCCGGCCAGTGTCAAAGGGCAGTATATCCGTCGGGTGACCGTTGCCAGCAGTATGGGGCCTGGCATCAAAGTGAACGTCAACGAAGCCATGGCCTTGAAGCCGTCGCTGTAA